The bacterium genome contains the following window.
CGATCGTCTTCGCTTTGCGGACGAGTCGTCCGCACCACACTCGGCTGCAAGCCCTCGTTCCCCATAACAATTGGCTTGGTCTCAAGAACCGAAGTATCCGGCAGCCCCGATGTTATTAGTTTTTGCGTGATACTACTGGTGAAGGATGTTTCTTCCTTGCGCCCTGAACTAACAGACGGATCGACTCTTGAAGTAGCGGTATCTTCTGTCTTAGCAGGAGCGCGGCCTTTTATCGGGATCGTAACGTTGGAATCAATCGAGACTCGCCCGGCTCCGGGCAGAATTTCGAGGTTTTTTGATTCTTCACGACTTAACGCAAGGACACTGGAGTTGTTGACTTGAATTCTTATCGAATCCTGGACTTGCGTTATGAGAACTTCATCCTCTTTACCAGCAGTTAATTTGACTTTCCCATTCTTTCTTTGAATGGATGTTTCTTTGCCTGATCCGGATACCGCACCGCCAATCCCCTTTAGACCGCTTCGATCCACTCGCATAGAACGTATCGTTACTATACATTAAGTTCGTTGTTCGCGGCGAGTTCAGCGGCAAGTTTCTCCAGAATCTGCAAATGAAATCGAAACGACACCGGACCCGAAAGTCCTATTTTTTCCGCTGCCCTTTCCATCGTGAGGTCTTGTTCATAGTAATGTTTTATAAAATCCTTTTGACGTGCATCCAGAAGATGGATGGATCGCTTCAGCCCCACAATACGCTCTGCTCCGAAGACGATCATCGCAATAACGGCAAGGAGCCTCAGCAAATGGAGAACCTCTTCTTCCTCAGCTTTGATGCTTCGTTTTATGGTTCCCTCCGCGGATAAATGAAAGTGTAGAAGTAGTTCGTTCGATTTTTTTGCAAAAAGATAGTGCAGCCAGGATTCGTTATTGGGCCACGAATGTCCTGAGAGGCCATCGTAGATCGCTCCCCGAATCTTGTAGGTCAGATAGTTTCGCAAAGTTAGTCCCTGCCTGCTGCGATATTGAGTGAGCGATTCGGTTAATGCAATACGTCCCCGCTCTACCAATAGTTCGACATCGACATGCGGAGCAATCGTGTCGCGCGTTTGCAACGCAATGCTTTTCACAAGCGGCAGAAAACGAAGGGGATTGGAAGGAGCTTGCATTGTCCACTTCTACACACATAAATATAAAGGAAGCAAATGTTCAAAGAAATATGGTATAGTCCATTACAGATAGCGTTTTTTTGCGGTAGCCCCATGAAGACAGCTCGAGACCTTCTTACCGGCCAGGATTTAACCGTAATCTCAAAAAGTCGAACCGTATATGAAGCTGCCAAAATCATGGCAGAAAAAAAAATTGGAGCGTTACCTGTCCTCGAGGGAGAAAGAGTGGTCGGAATCTTTTCCGAACGGGATATCATGAACCGCGTCGTTGCGAAAAATCTGAATACTCAGAAAACGACCATAGAGCAGGTCATGACAAAGGATTTGATAATCGGGGAGCCGGACGAGGATATCGAAAAGATTCTGGTTCGAATGAAGCAGTCGAATATTCGTCATTTACCCATTATTGAAGAGGGTAAGCTCATTGGAATCATCTCTTTTCGTGATCTATTGCAAGCGGACCTCAACGAAAAGGATGAAGAAATCAAAATCATGACCGCGTACATTCACTACATCCCTCCCACCTTCGAATCCTAATAATCGTGGATCGTAATCGTGATCGTAATCGTAATCTCATTATCATCACGATTATGATTTGACGATCACGATCATGATTACGATCACGATCCACGATTAATATTTGACTGTTGAGGTCCGGACTCATAGAATATTGCCTTCATCATGACTGAAACTGCGCAAAAAGCCGAAGCACCGGCAGTATCAACGAATCTGTGGTACATATCCGTTCTTGTCTTGCTAGGGTGGATGATTCCCGGCGCAGCGCATCTTCTGTTGAAACGGCCGAAGAGAGCAATCACATTTTTCCTGTGCATCGTGATTCTCTTTTACTGGGGGCTGAATCTGGGAGCAAGAATCTGGCATTACGAACCGCAACAACCCTTGACCTTCTTTGCCATGGTTTCCCAGACCGGTGTTGGAACTCCGTACTTTACAGCGCGCACAATTGCATCCTACGCCCGCAACCATTCCTCTTTTTCCCTGTATTCATTTGCCAATCGCTTTCGTTTCGGTGAAGGCAATATTGAATCAGTGACATTCGAATACGGAAATACGTTTACCTGGGTTGCCGGACTCCTTAACTTTCTCGTCATACTGGATGCCTATGATATTGCGCACAAGAGAAAAGAATAGATGGTCAGTCATTTTTTCTTGATGGTCATATTCGCGTTTCT
Protein-coding sequences here:
- a CDS encoding CBS domain-containing protein, which gives rise to MKTARDLLTGQDLTVISKSRTVYEAAKIMAEKKIGALPVLEGERVVGIFSERDIMNRVVAKNLNTQKTTIEQVMTKDLIIGEPDEDIEKILVRMKQSNIRHLPIIEEGKLIGIISFRDLLQADLNEKDEEIKIMTAYIHYIPPTFES